GCCAGAAATTAGATCGAGCATAGCAAGGAAACTGCCGTGACGTTTCCGCAGGAATGTACAAACGTAGAGAAACAAGAGTTTGTTGTTAAAAATATTCACAGCATGTCTGCGGCATTCGAAATTTGAAAAATGATGAAAGGGATATCATAAACGAATTGACCGCAAAAAGTTTTCACGCTCTGCGAAAATTTTTTGCATCGCCAAGATTTTAAGCGGGATGTTCCGTTCGGGGTAATAGGGAATTTATGAAGAATTTAACTTTCGCCGTGGGAGGACAGCGCCATGGTTACAAAATTTATTTCGTTGCGGGAAAATAAGTCCATTTTTGCCGCGTGGCGGGCGATTAACCTTTCGCTCAAATTGCTGATTTCAACGCCGCTTTTTTTGCTGGTGTTGCTGATTTTATTGCGGCTGCTGTTTTGATACTAACGCTTTGCCGATAACGCATATTCACCATCATTAATGGGGTTTGTCAACGATGTCACCTGGCGAACATTGGTATGCCATCTATTGCAAAAGCCGGCACGAACGCATCGTGCGCGACCGGCTCACGGCCAAAGGCATTGAAAATTACCTGGCCGATTACGTGACGCGCGTGAAGTGGGGAACGCGGTTGAGAAAATTCAAGAAAAATTTGCTGCCCGGGTATGTGCTGGTGCGGGCGAATATGCAACCGGACATTTATCTCACGATTTTGCAGACGCAAAGCGTGGTTAAGTTTGTTGGTCGTCCCTGGCCCAGGCTTTCGTGGATTCCAGATGAGCAGGTAAGAAGCCTGCGTTTGTTGCTCGAAAGCCATCAGCAATTCGAAGAAATTCCTTATTTCAAAGCGGGTGAACGGGTTGAGGTGATCGTTGGACCGCTGGCCGGCTTGCAGGGATTCATTCAAGGCCCCGCCAACCCCAAGCATCGCGTTATCGTGTCAATCGCTTTGTTGCGCCGCAGTGTGTCCATTGAGATTGATGCGTGTCTGTTGCGGCGCGCGAAGCATGTCCCGGAGTTAGTTGAAGAAGATGATGATGATGAATACGAGTGGGAAGAGGCGGCGTAATTGCTGTTTAGTGTTGCTGATGGACCGTTGTTCGGTTTCTCGTCTTTTGAAAGAAAACCTTCCGGGCGTTTAGAAGGCGGAGCTATGCTCAACCCAGAAGGGTTGGCTGTGGCACGGGCACGTGAAAAATTAGATTGGGTTACGGGGCGACGATCAGCAGAAATGCGTGAGGGCGTTGAGAAAGCGGAGCTATGCCAGGGAGTTGCGATCAGGTTTTCGCGGATGGCCGCAGGCAATGTCTTTACGCGTGCGGCGGAACGCGGTTTACTCATGGTATTTTACACCTTCGATCTCATTTATATGAAGCATAATCTGCTCAAGCGGCTTTTCTGCGCATCGGCTTTTTTTGTCCTGTTTATCCTGGCTGACAATGTGTCGGCGCAATCGGAAAGAGCCATTGAGCCTGGCAATGTTCTGGAAATCGTAGTCTTCGGCCATCAGGAACTGTCGCGCACCGTCACCGTTGCGCCCAGCGGCACAGTTGATTTTCCTTTTCTGCAAGATTTGCCGGTCAACGGTTTGTCGCTGAATGATGTGCGGGATATGATCGTCGCCCAGCTTTCAAAATACATTCCCGAACGCCCGATTGTGACGGTTAGCAAGGTGCAAAGTTATACCATTCCGGTGACGGTTCTCGGCCAGGTGAAAACGCCGGGTGAGCATAACATCGCCGTGAATGCGACGATTCAGGGCGCATTGGTCGCTGCCGGCGGCGCAACACATGGCGCGCAGCTCGACAAGATTCGCATTTTTTCCCGCGCTGCCACAAACGGCCACTTCACGGAAGTCAACCTGCTTGATTTTTTTAACAAAGCCAATCCCAGTTTGTTGCCCCAACTGGGAAAGGGCGACATCATCGTCGTTCCCGGCCATCCGCTCTCACTAGGCGCTACGGATCTCAAGGTACTCGGTGAGGTCAATCAACCCGGACCGTACACGGCTTATCAAGGCGCGAATCTATTGGATTTGATTTTTATTGCGGGCGGCCCAACACTCGAAGCCGATCTGAAAAAAACACGTATTCTGTCGCCGCTTAATCCCAGCAACCGGCAGAAAGAAGTGAACCTGGACAAATTGCTCACGGCGAAAGAGTTCAAGCAAATTCCCTTGATCAATCCCGGTGACATTGTTTACGTGCCCAAAAAGAAAAATTCGTTTGGCCGGATTTTTCTCAGCGTGGCGCGCGATGTGGTCAGCATCGGCTCTTTATTCTTGATTCTCGAACGCCTTTATGACGCTGCCAACAGAAGCGGCAACTCCAAGAAATGAAGCCGAACTCGCGTCGAATGAACATAAATCGCTTCAATCCTTTTGATCGTCGATTCGTCAATTTATGCAAACGATAACGGCCTCCACTAACGGCCATTTATCCTCGCCGGCAAAACCGGAAGCCCGGCAGGCCAATCCTTTTCGCGCCTATGTCGATCTGATTTACCGGCGCAAGTGGACCATTATCGTTGTTTTCATCATCGTGCTCGCGTCCACCGCAATTTACAATTTGACGCAGCCCGACGTTTATTTAGCCAAATCCGTTCTGATGATCGAATCGCAAAATGTCAGCATGGGAACCGGCGCGGGCATGGCGATTCGTGAGAACGTCCGGCCTCTGGGTTTCTATCAGGCGGTTCTGGGCAGCCGGCCGTTTCGCGAGCAGGCGGTCAAAAATTTTATGGACCACGCCCATGAATTGCCGCAACCGCCCTCGCCCGTCGACGTGCCGCAGTTGTTCAGCCAGAACTTGTCGCTCACCAAAGCGCAATATCTGGACTTCATCGAGCTGGGCGCCAAGGCCTTCGATCCTGATGTCGCCTATCTGCTCTGCACGGTTGCAACGCAAAATCTCAAGAACCGTTGCCAGGAGATCGAGCAGGAAGAAACCCAAAATGAAGTCAGTTTTATCGAAAATCAAATTTTATTGGCCCGGGGAAAACTAGAAGAAGCCGATCGCTCGTTGCAACAATTTAAGGACAAGGCCAACATCAGTGTTGCTGTGAAAGACGGTGATATTGTCAGCCAATTGGCGGGCCTTGAGACCAAGCTGGGGGAGGTGCAAGCCCAACGCGAAATGGCAGAGATCAACCTGCAATCGTACGAAACCCGCATCAAGCAAATACACGGTAATCGTACCACCAGTGCAGTTGACCTGGATGTGAATCAATCGCCCGAGGTTCTCCGGTTGAAATCCGAAATCACCCGTCTCGAACAGCAGTATCGCGAGTTGACCGAGCAAAGCAACTCCGGCAAGGGTAGTTTGATGGCAACAAGCGAGAACCAGGATGTGCTGGAGAAACTGAATGCCAAAAAAAGGCAATTGGTGCAGGCTATTGTGCGGTCCTCGGCCGCTCCTCAGGAAAATGTTGAAGCCGGTCAGGCTGAGCTTTCGCAATCGCTCGAAGAAAAAAGGGTGATGGAGCAGCTCAATATCTTTCTGCTCAGAAATCGCGAAGTGTATTATTCGCGCCTGGTGGAAAATTTCAAACAAAAGAATCCCAATATTGTGGATCGCGCCATGGAATTCACTCGGCTCTCGCGCGCTAAAACCGTGTACGAAAATTTGTATTCGTTTTTGATCGAGCGCGGCGAAGAAGCAAAGATCAAAGGCGCTTCCGGCACCGGCGGCATGCGCATCATCGATCCGGCGACGCGCCCGCTGAATCCTATTCCCAAGAATTTGCACCAAACGTTGCTGACGGCAACGCTTTGCGGCCTCGCCCTCGGCCTGGTGGTTGCCCTTGCCAAAGACAAGTTCGACAATTCGTTTCGCGTCGAAGACGATGTTACCGATACTTTGGCATTGCCCGTGCTGGGCTTGATCCCGGCCATCGAAGGAGGCATCATACCGCGCGACGGGGGATGGCGGACGCGCCTTTCTTCCTTGAATTTCAAGGGTATTTCCGATCAAGCGGCTCAATCCGTGAGATTTAGCGAGCGGCTGATCATCAACCTCAGCCCCAAAGATCCGATTGTAGAAGCGTATCGCACGCTGCGCACCAACATCGCTTTTCTCAACCCGGA
The Cytophagia bacterium CHB2 genome window above contains:
- a CDS encoding polysaccharide biosynthesis tyrosine autokinase, with the protein product MQTITASTNGHLSSPAKPEARQANPFRAYVDLIYRRKWTIIVVFIIVLASTAIYNLTQPDVYLAKSVLMIESQNVSMGTGAGMAIRENVRPLGFYQAVLGSRPFREQAVKNFMDHAHELPQPPSPVDVPQLFSQNLSLTKAQYLDFIELGAKAFDPDVAYLLCTVATQNLKNRCQEIEQEETQNEVSFIENQILLARGKLEEADRSLQQFKDKANISVAVKDGDIVSQLAGLETKLGEVQAQREMAEINLQSYETRIKQIHGNRTTSAVDLDVNQSPEVLRLKSEITRLEQQYRELTEQSNSGKGSLMATSENQDVLEKLNAKKRQLVQAIVRSSAAPQENVEAGQAELSQSLEEKRVMEQLNIFLLRNREVYYSRLVENFKQKNPNIVDRAMEFTRLSRAKTVYENLYSFLIERGEEAKIKGASGTGGMRIIDPATRPLNPIPKNLHQTLLTATLCGLALGLVVALAKDKFDNSFRVEDDVTDTLALPVLGLIPAIEGGIIPRDGGWRTRLSSLNFKGISDQAAQSVRFSERLIINLSPKDPIVEAYRTLRTNIAFLNPDHPIKKLLITSTVPSEGKTLTSANLAISFAEIGKKVALVDVDLRRPSQHNYFNINKTPGLTNYLYDDMPLHEAMHEYKTSHFSLHVLPAGKLPPNPVQTLTSTSMRELIQVLSQEYDIVILDSPPLISVTDPLLLAAQVDGVLMIIKAGSTPREAASQALGKLRTTKANVLGAVLNDVDVSQGYGYYRYYYYYRYYYGEEGGKKKRMKRDTSKDLRKI